In the genome of Flavobacterium panacagri, one region contains:
- a CDS encoding DUF1852 domain-containing protein codes for MKANLQEDLRLNEKQDIENPQYTVQNDFAFTLKSTCLDENYYPSSKTRLTTNFANLARGASRQQNLRNALNMINNRFNALAHLDNPKGDRYLVELEILTVTMSIDDKNGSNDLPMIEVLKTNIIDRKTDQQIEGVAGNNYSSYVRDYDFSILLIEHNKNKANFSIPENFGDLHGKLYKCFVSSDTYKENFKMSPIICLSVSSNKTYTRTEYQHSVLGFEYLQNEYSLTDEYFSKMGLKVRFFMPPNSAAPMAFYHSGDLLADYTDLGLISSISTMETFQKIYRPEIYNANSVAGKIYQPSLKHEDYSLTRVDYDREERSRLAVEQGKYAEEHFIKPYKRLLEQWSANFAL; via the coding sequence ATGAAAGCGAACTTACAAGAAGATTTAAGATTAAACGAAAAGCAGGATATTGAAAACCCTCAGTATACAGTCCAAAATGATTTTGCATTCACACTAAAGAGCACTTGTTTAGATGAAAACTATTACCCCTCAAGTAAAACGCGTTTGACAACTAATTTTGCAAACTTGGCTCGAGGAGCTAGTCGCCAACAAAACTTGCGCAATGCCTTAAATATGATTAACAATCGATTCAATGCATTGGCTCATCTGGATAATCCAAAAGGGGATCGTTACCTTGTAGAACTTGAAATCCTCACAGTAACAATGAGTATTGATGATAAGAATGGTAGTAACGATCTGCCGATGATTGAAGTTTTAAAAACAAATATTATTGATCGTAAGACTGACCAGCAAATCGAAGGGGTTGCCGGAAATAATTATTCTTCTTATGTTCGGGATTATGATTTCAGTATTTTATTGATCGAGCACAATAAAAATAAAGCTAACTTCTCTATTCCTGAAAATTTTGGTGATTTGCATGGAAAACTTTATAAGTGCTTTGTGAGTTCAGACACTTATAAAGAAAACTTTAAGATGTCACCAATCATTTGTCTAAGTGTATCGAGTAACAAAACCTATACTCGCACGGAGTATCAGCATTCGGTTCTGGGTTTTGAGTATCTGCAGAATGAGTATTCTCTCACTGATGAATATTTTTCTAAAATGGGCTTAAAAGTTCGTTTTTTCATGCCTCCGAATAGTGCGGCACCGATGGCTTTTTATCATTCTGGAGATCTGCTTGCTGATTATACTGATCTTGGATTAATCAGCTCAATTAGCACGATGGAGACTTTTCAGAAGATTTATCGCCCCGAAATTTACAATGCAAATTCAGTGGCTGGGAAAATTTATCAACCTAGTCTTAAACACGAAGATTATTCACTGACTCGCGTGGATTATGACCGCGAAGAGCGCAGCCGACTGGCTGTTGAACAAGGTAAATATGCAGAAGAGCATTTCATTAAGCCTTACAAAAGGCTCTTGGAACAATGGTCAGCCAATTTCGCTCTTTAA
- a CDS encoding bile acid:sodium symporter family protein, whose translation MNKLLEVLKKAGFDGFLLMIATMILLAYFFPKPGMVKEPISLEEIANTGVSLIFLFYGLRLSVEKLKAGLSNWKMHIIVQLTTFLFFPLIVLAFRPLFVNNGFELLWLGVFFLAALPSTVSSSVVMVSIAKGNIPAAIFNASISSLIGVVVTPLWVGLFIASATGDFDVTHIAIKLIVQVLLPVIIGISLNSRFGAIAEKYKKQLKYFDQAVILTIIYTSFCKSFSEHLFEGFTALELAGLATGMMVLFFAVFLCVGLLSRLFGFSDEDRITVLFCGSKKSLVHGTVMSKVLFQHSTITGIVLLPLMLYHALQLIAASIIAQGMARRKEV comes from the coding sequence TTGAATAAATTATTAGAAGTATTAAAAAAAGCAGGTTTCGACGGTTTCCTGTTAATGATAGCCACCATGATTTTGCTGGCTTATTTTTTCCCTAAACCAGGTATGGTAAAAGAACCCATTTCGCTAGAGGAAATTGCCAATACTGGCGTTTCGTTGATTTTCTTGTTTTATGGCTTGCGGCTAAGTGTTGAGAAACTAAAAGCCGGACTTTCCAACTGGAAAATGCACATTATCGTCCAGTTGACAACCTTTTTGTTTTTTCCTCTGATTGTTTTAGCATTTCGCCCCTTGTTTGTCAATAACGGTTTCGAGCTGCTTTGGCTGGGTGTCTTTTTTCTGGCAGCTTTACCATCAACAGTATCCTCTTCTGTGGTCATGGTTTCCATCGCGAAGGGAAACATTCCCGCAGCCATTTTCAATGCGAGTATTTCCAGTTTGATTGGAGTAGTGGTTACGCCGCTCTGGGTTGGGCTGTTTATAGCTTCTGCAACAGGTGATTTTGATGTTACTCATATTGCCATAAAGTTGATTGTACAAGTCTTACTGCCTGTCATTATTGGCATAAGCCTCAATTCCCGTTTCGGTGCCATTGCTGAAAAATACAAGAAACAGCTCAAATATTTCGATCAGGCAGTTATTCTAACGATTATTTACACGTCGTTTTGCAAATCATTTTCCGAACATCTTTTTGAAGGCTTTACCGCCCTTGAACTTGCTGGGCTAGCCACAGGAATGATGGTCTTGTTTTTTGCCGTATTCCTCTGTGTTGGACTACTCAGTCGCCTGTTTGGTTTTTCAGATGAAGACCGTATTACGGTCTTATTTTGCGGATCTAAAAAGTCATTGGTACACGGCACCGTCATGTCAAAAGTACTCTTTCAGCATAGTACTATCACCGGTATCGTATTACTGCCACTGATGCTTTATCATGCCTTACAATTGATTGCAGCGAGTATCATCGCTCAAGGCATGGCTCGACGAAAAGAAGTATAA
- a CDS encoding Lrp/AsnC family transcriptional regulator, producing MEQIDDIDLQLLNILHDNSKYTVKELAKMVNLSASPVFERIKRLENNGYIKKYIALLDAEKLNRGFIVFCNIKLKQHDRNIGNQFVSDIMKIEEIVECYNISGDYDFLMKVSAKDMKHYQDFVFNKLGSVESIGSTQSTFVMSEIKNMYG from the coding sequence ATGGAACAGATAGATGATATTGATCTTCAGTTATTAAATATACTTCACGATAATTCTAAATACACAGTAAAAGAACTAGCAAAGATGGTAAATCTTTCGGCATCGCCTGTTTTTGAGCGAATTAAAAGATTGGAGAACAATGGTTATATTAAGAAGTATATAGCCTTGCTGGATGCAGAAAAACTAAATAGGGGATTCATCGTTTTCTGTAATATCAAATTGAAACAGCACGATCGTAATATTGGAAATCAGTTTGTTAGTGATATTATGAAAATAGAAGAAATTGTAGAATGTTATAATATTTCAGGAGATTACGATTTTTTAATGAAAGTTTCTGCCAAAGACATGAAGCATTATCAGGATTTTGTTTTTAATAAATTAGGCTCAGTTGAAAGTATTGGCAGTACCCAAAGTACCTTTGTTATGTCGGAGATAAAAAACATGTATGGATAG
- a CDS encoding FAD:protein FMN transferase — protein sequence MLQKVPKQYLAQTRRIFHCNCKIKIPIAFGEQLLEKSFEILEEIDRKYNSYVSGSYFSIINEKRGSWVTVDQDCIEMIRTIHKVSVITKGHYDITCMPLLKLWGFYKENSHKLPKSNELKSALEKVNFRTILTDGLNVKINTNQEIITGSFIKAFAVDKTIEFLKKQGITDAIINAGGSTISALNDADHPSWKINVPDAFNKDEFKTGLEINSQTFSLSGNVDNHLIIGGKKYGHILNCITGYPAETAQTGVLTKNAFLGDILSTALFTVPAAMLDEVTAELKKHFDFDYFIIDNDNKKTLTECFQYLR from the coding sequence ATGCTTCAGAAAGTTCCTAAACAATATTTGGCTCAGACACGAAGAATTTTTCATTGCAATTGTAAGATTAAAATTCCAATAGCATTTGGTGAACAGCTTTTGGAGAAATCCTTTGAAATCCTTGAAGAAATAGACCGAAAGTATAATTCGTATGTATCTGGTTCCTATTTCAGCATCATTAATGAGAAGAGAGGAAGCTGGGTTACTGTTGATCAAGATTGTATTGAGATGATCAGGACAATTCATAAGGTTTCGGTTATTACCAAAGGGCATTATGATATTACCTGTATGCCTCTGCTGAAACTCTGGGGATTTTATAAAGAAAATAGTCATAAGCTCCCGAAAAGTAATGAACTAAAATCTGCGCTTGAAAAAGTTAATTTTAGAACAATCCTTACGGACGGCCTGAACGTTAAAATAAATACGAATCAGGAAATTATTACTGGTTCTTTTATAAAAGCTTTTGCAGTTGACAAAACTATTGAATTTCTTAAAAAACAAGGAATTACAGATGCCATAATAAATGCGGGAGGCAGTACTATTTCAGCATTGAATGATGCTGATCATCCGTCTTGGAAAATTAACGTTCCAGATGCTTTTAATAAAGATGAATTTAAAACTGGGTTAGAAATTAATTCTCAGACTTTCAGTCTTTCGGGAAACGTAGATAATCATTTGATAATTGGCGGAAAAAAATATGGTCACATTCTGAATTGCATAACTGGATATCCTGCTGAAACCGCACAAACGGGAGTTCTCACAAAAAATGCCTTTTTAGGAGACATCCTTTCTACTGCGCTTTTTACAGTTCCCGCTGCAATGCTTGATGAGGTTACTGCCGAATTGAAAAAACATTTCGATTTTGATTATTTTATAATAGACAACGACAATAAAAAAACACTGACAGAATGCTTTCAATACCTTCGTTAA
- a CDS encoding methionine synthase: protein MKKLLLPTSIVGSLPKPAWLAPPEKLWSPWKLEGDQLLEGKQDALRISLHEQQLAGVDIICDGEQTRQHFVTTFIEHLSGVDFENRKIVKIRDRYDASVPVVVDEVARQKAVFVDDAKFLRKQTNKPIKWALPGPMTMVDTLYDDHYKSREKLAWEFAKALNEEARELQDAGVDIIQFDEPAFNVFFNDVNDWGMAVLERAIEGLNCETAVHICYGYGIQANTDWKKTLGSEWRQYEEIFPKIQKSNIDIVSLECHNSHVPFDLMELVRGKKVMVGAIDVATNTIETPDEVAATLRKALEFVDAENLYPSTNCGMAPLSRNVARGKLSALSAGAEIIRKELGI from the coding sequence ATGAAGAAATTATTATTGCCCACCTCAATTGTTGGAAGTTTACCCAAACCAGCTTGGCTTGCACCACCTGAAAAACTTTGGTCACCTTGGAAATTAGAAGGAGATCAGTTGCTTGAAGGGAAACAAGATGCTTTACGCATTTCTTTGCATGAACAACAATTGGCAGGGGTTGATATAATTTGTGATGGCGAGCAAACACGCCAGCATTTTGTAACTACTTTTATCGAGCATTTAAGCGGTGTAGATTTTGAAAATCGTAAAATTGTAAAAATTCGTGACCGTTATGATGCAAGTGTTCCTGTTGTTGTAGATGAAGTTGCGCGTCAAAAAGCGGTTTTTGTTGACGATGCTAAATTTTTACGCAAACAGACTAATAAACCTATAAAATGGGCTTTGCCAGGTCCGATGACAATGGTAGATACCTTATACGATGATCATTACAAAAGCAGAGAAAAACTGGCGTGGGAATTTGCAAAAGCGCTCAATGAAGAAGCAAGAGAACTTCAAGATGCAGGGGTGGATATTATCCAATTTGATGAACCTGCTTTTAATGTATTCTTTAATGATGTAAACGATTGGGGAATGGCAGTACTGGAAAGAGCTATTGAAGGCTTAAACTGCGAAACTGCAGTACATATTTGTTACGGTTATGGAATACAAGCAAACACTGATTGGAAAAAAACATTAGGTTCTGAGTGGCGTCAATATGAAGAAATTTTTCCAAAAATTCAAAAGTCTAATATTGATATTGTGTCATTAGAATGTCATAACTCCCATGTACCCTTTGATTTAATGGAACTTGTACGTGGTAAAAAAGTAATGGTCGGCGCAATTGACGTAGCAACCAATACTATCGAAACACCCGATGAAGTAGCTGCTACACTGCGTAAAGCTCTTGAGTTTGTAGATGCCGAAAATCTTTACCCTTCTACAAACTGCGGTATGGCTCCATTATCTCGAAACGTAGCTAGAGGCAAATTAAGTGCTTTAAGTGCAGGAGCAGAAATTATACGCAAAGAACTTGGGATTTAG
- a CDS encoding SDR family NAD(P)-dependent oxidoreductase yields the protein MNRLSNKVALITGAAMGMGKATAELFAQEGAKVIVADFNEEQGNKVVEQIRTMGGEAAFCKVDISDTKQVEAMIKFTVDTYGRLDCAVNNAALKPDNNPFHDLDEEYYDRLQAVDLKGTALCMKYELRQFMTQGNGGSIVNISSINAFKPTVGNPSYQAFKHGVEGLTKAAAFEYGVKGIRINSLAPGAIKTPMLTAALESQNLTEEDIIPKMSLVGRLGDVKEVAQGSLFLSSDEASYVHGTVLHVGGGFELI from the coding sequence ATGAATAGACTTTCAAATAAAGTTGCACTGATAACTGGTGCAGCAATGGGAATGGGTAAAGCAACTGCTGAATTGTTTGCACAGGAAGGTGCAAAAGTAATTGTTGCTGATTTTAATGAAGAACAAGGCAATAAAGTTGTTGAACAAATTAGAACAATGGGTGGTGAAGCAGCTTTTTGTAAAGTAGATATCTCAGACACAAAACAGGTTGAAGCAATGATAAAATTTACGGTTGATACCTATGGGAGGCTAGATTGTGCAGTAAACAATGCTGCTCTTAAGCCGGATAACAATCCATTTCATGATTTGGATGAAGAATATTATGACCGTCTTCAAGCTGTTGATTTAAAAGGAACAGCACTTTGCATGAAATACGAACTTCGCCAATTTATGACGCAGGGAAATGGCGGATCGATTGTAAATATATCTTCTATAAATGCATTTAAACCTACAGTTGGAAATCCCTCTTACCAAGCTTTCAAACATGGTGTGGAAGGATTAACAAAAGCTGCAGCATTTGAATATGGCGTAAAAGGAATCAGAATTAATTCTTTAGCCCCCGGTGCAATAAAAACTCCTATGCTGACTGCAGCTTTAGAGAGTCAAAATCTTACCGAAGAAGATATCATTCCAAAAATGAGTTTAGTTGGAAGATTGGGTGATGTGAAAGAGGTAGCACAGGGAAGTCTTTTTTTAAGTTCAGATGAAGCCAGCTATGTTCATGGAACGGTCTTACATGTCGGAGGAGGATTTGAACTTATCTAA
- the rsxC gene encoding electron transport complex subunit RsxC, translating into MLSIPSLKKETKKKQISSIADPIDFYIPLSGYKGSMEPVVKIGETVKKYQVLATASNTAGAKIHAPVSGIINAFTFIRNKAVVHLINDFKETTLPAPHFDPSEINLEVLQEILLNCGIKGAGGSQFPTHLKYNVAREKINTLIFNGAECEPYLSSDTALMKYETSELLQAAKVLKHVLGAAEIVFGIEKHNKSLKSHLLENAQKIQLDIRVKILPDTYPQGGELQLIKSITKLELRKGTIPSQHGILVNNIGTLRAVYNAVFKSRPMIDRIVTVSGNSTSETGIFRVKIGTPVGHILNLTNNQWNPEKQTVVMGGAMMGKSIDSPLQPIEKGSGGLLLLKKLKSTENNCIKCGLCIDVCPQKLMPLEFVRHNIDNDLKTLRTFNLQDCIECGACAYICPSNVALMENIFEGKIKLSASAKKTLQ; encoded by the coding sequence ATGCTTTCAATACCTTCGTTAAAGAAAGAGACTAAGAAGAAACAAATCTCCTCTATTGCAGATCCGATCGATTTTTATATACCGTTGTCAGGTTACAAAGGCTCGATGGAACCTGTTGTAAAAATTGGAGAAACTGTAAAAAAATATCAGGTACTTGCAACAGCCTCTAATACTGCCGGCGCAAAAATACACGCGCCTGTTTCAGGAATCATTAATGCTTTTACTTTTATTAGAAACAAAGCCGTTGTACATCTGATAAACGATTTTAAAGAAACGACACTTCCTGCTCCTCATTTTGATCCATCAGAAATAAATCTCGAAGTATTGCAGGAAATACTGCTAAATTGTGGTATTAAAGGAGCTGGAGGATCACAATTCCCTACACATTTAAAATATAATGTAGCCAGAGAAAAAATCAATACCCTGATTTTTAATGGTGCCGAATGTGAACCTTATTTAAGCAGCGATACTGCACTGATGAAATATGAAACCTCTGAGCTTTTGCAGGCTGCTAAAGTTTTGAAACATGTCCTTGGTGCTGCTGAAATAGTTTTTGGCATCGAAAAACATAATAAATCCCTCAAATCTCATCTTTTAGAAAATGCGCAGAAAATACAATTAGACATAAGAGTTAAGATTCTTCCTGATACTTATCCACAGGGAGGCGAATTGCAGCTTATTAAATCTATCACAAAACTAGAACTCCGAAAAGGAACTATTCCATCACAGCATGGTATTCTGGTCAATAACATCGGAACATTACGGGCGGTTTACAACGCCGTTTTCAAATCACGTCCTATGATAGACCGTATTGTTACCGTTTCTGGAAACAGTACATCCGAAACTGGAATTTTCAGGGTAAAAATAGGCACTCCAGTTGGCCATATTTTAAATCTGACTAACAACCAATGGAATCCCGAAAAACAGACAGTTGTTATGGGTGGTGCCATGATGGGAAAAAGCATTGATTCGCCCTTACAGCCAATAGAAAAAGGTTCTGGCGGTCTGCTGCTGCTGAAAAAACTGAAATCAACAGAAAACAACTGTATTAAATGTGGTCTCTGTATTGATGTTTGTCCACAGAAGCTGATGCCTCTGGAATTCGTAAGGCATAATATTGACAATGATCTTAAAACCCTTCGCACTTTTAACTTGCAGGATTGTATTGAATGCGGTGCGTGTGCTTATATATGTCCAAGCAATGTAGCACTAATGGAAAATATTTTTGAAGGTAAAATCAAATTGTCAGCATCGGCAAAAAAAACACTACAATGA
- a CDS encoding nitroreductase family protein translates to MILITRALNSTGTLPTLLECGFLLQNIILVAHAHNLGTCPPGRIVPFLNHNSNANLISLFHIPSEYEIAITLALGYPDENPEAPIR, encoded by the coding sequence TTGATTCTTATTACAAGAGCGCTAAATAGCACCGGAACATTACCTACTTTACTAGAATGTGGTTTTTTATTACAGAATATTATACTCGTAGCACATGCTCATAATCTTGGCACCTGCCCTCCGGGAAGAATTGTACCTTTTCTAAACCATAATAGCAACGCTAATTTAATTAGTTTATTCCATATTCCTTCGGAGTATGAAATAGCAATAACACTTGCGTTAGGATATCCGGACGAAAATCCCGAAGCTCCAATACGATAA